In Castor canadensis chromosome 11, mCasCan1.hap1v2, whole genome shotgun sequence, a single genomic region encodes these proteins:
- the Slc26a9 gene encoding solute carrier family 26 member 9 isoform X2, whose product MNQPRPRYVVDRAAYSLTIFDDEFEKKDRAYPVGEKIRHAFRCSSAKVKAVVFGLLPVLSWLPKYKIKDYIIPDMLGGLSGGCIQVPQGMAFALLANLPAVNGLYSSFFPLLTYFFLGGIHQMVPGTFAVISILVGNICLQLAPESKFRVFNNATNESYVDTAAMEADRLHVSATLACLTAIIQMGLGFIQFGFVAIYLSESFIRGFMTAAGLQILISVLKYIFGMTIPSYTGPGAIILTFIDICKSLPHTNIASLIFALISGVFLVLVKELNARYMHKIRFPIPTEMIVVVVATAISGSFKMPKKYHMQIVGEIQRGFPTPVLPVVSQWKDMVGTAFSLAIVGYVINLAMGRTLASKHGYGVDSNQEMIALGCSNFFGSFFKIHVICCALSVTLAVDGAGGKSQVASLCVSLVVMITMLVLGSYLYPLPKAVLGALIAVNLKNSLKQLADPYYLWRKSKLDCCIWVVSFLSSFFLSLPYGVAVGVAFSVLVVVFQTQFRNGYALAQVMDTDIYVNPKTYSRVQEIEGIKIVTYCSPLYFANSEIFRQKIIAKTGMDPQKVLLAKQKCLRKQEKRAAPTQQRKSLFMKTKTVSLQELQQDFETPSPIDPNNNQTPANGAGISYITFSPNTSSATPCEPPASAESLSEPSDTLASVPPFVTFHTLILDMSGVSFVDLMGIKALAKLSSTYAKIGVKVFLVNIHAQVYNDIRSGGVFEDGCVEHNHVFPSIHDAVLFAQANAREVAPGHSFQGAAGDTELSLYDSEEDSPSYWDLEQEMFGSMFHTETLTAL is encoded by the exons ATGAACCAGCCCAGGCCCCGCTACGTGGTAGACAGAGCTGCGTACTCTCTCACCATCTTCGATGATGAGTTTGAGAAGAAGGACCGGGCGTACCCTGTGGGAGAGAAAATTCGCCATGCCTTCAG GTGCTCTTCAGCCAAGGTCAAAGCTGTGGTGTTTGGGTTGTTGCCTGTGCTCTCCTGGCTTCCCAAATACAAGATCAAAGACTATATCATACCTGACATGCTTGGTGGACTCAGTGGGGGATGCATCCAGGTGCcacaag GCATGGCATTTGCTCTGCTAGCCAACCTTCCTGCAGTCAATGGCCTCtactcctccttcttccccctcctaaCCTACTTCTTCCTGGGGGGTATACACCAGATGGTACCAG GTACCTTTGCCGTTATCAGCATCCTGGTGGGTAACATCTGTCTGCAGCTGGCCCCAGAGTCAAAATTCCGGGTCTTCAACAATGCCACCAATGAGAGCTATGTGGACACAGCAGCCATGGAGGCAGACAGGCTGCACGTGTCAGCAACACTTGCCTGCCTGACTGCCATCATCCAG aTGGGCCTGGGTTTCATTCAATTTGGCTTTGTAGCCATCTACCTGTCTGAGTCCTTCATCCGGGGTTTCATGACAGCTGCTGGCCTGCAGATCCTGATCTCAGTGCTCAAGTACATCTTCGGCATGACCATCCCCTCCTACACAGGTCCAGGGGCCATCATCTTA ACCTTCattgacatttgcaaaagtctCCCCCACACCAACATCGCCTCGCTCATCTTCGCCCTCATCAGCGGTGTCTTCCTGGTGCTGGTGAAGGAGCTCAATGCTCGCTACATGCACAAGATCCGTTTCCCCATCCCTACGGAGATGATTGTG GTGGTGGTAGCAACAGCTATCTCCGGAAGCTTTAAGATGCCCAAAAAGTATCACATGCAGATCGTGGGAGAGATCCAACGTGG GTTCCCCACTCCGGTGTTGCCCGTGGTGTCACAGTGGAAGGACATGGTGGGCACAGCCTTCTCCCTGGCCATTGTGGGCTACGTCATCAACCTAGCTATGGGCCGGACCCTGGCCAGCAAACACGGCTATGGAGTGGATTCTAACCAG GAGATGATTGCTCTGGGCTGCAGCAACTTCTTTGGCTCCTTCTTTAAAATCCATGTCATTTGCTGTGCTCTGTCTGTCACTCTGGCTGTGGATGGAGCAGGAGGAAAATCCCAG GTAGCGAGCCTGTGCGTGTCTCTAGTGGTGATGATCACCATGCTGGTCCTGGGGTCCTATCTGTACCCTCTCCCCAAG GCTGTGCTGGGAGCCCTGATAGCTGTCAACCTTAAGAACTCCCTCAAGCAACTCGCTGACCCCTACTACCTGTGGAGGAAGAGCAAGCTGGACTGT TGTATCTGGGTGGTgagcttcctctcctccttcttcctgagCCTGCCCTATGGTGTGGCAGTGGGTGTCGCCTTCTCCGTCCTGGTTGTGGTCTTCCAGACCCAGTT TCGAAATGGCTATGCTCTGGCTCAGGTCATGGACACCGACATCTATGTGAATCCCAAGACCTACAGTAGG GTCCAGGAAATTGAAGGGATTAAAATCGTCACTTACTGCTCTCCTCTCTACTTTGCCAACTCAGAGATCTTCAGGCAAAAGATCATTGCCAAG ACAGGTATGGATCCCCAGAAAGTGTTACTTGCCAAGCAGAAATGCCTCAGGAAGCAGGAGAAGAGAGCAGCGCCCACACAGCAGAGGAAGTCTCTCTTCATGAAAACCAAG ACTGTCTCCCTGCAGGAACTGCAGCAGGACTTTGAGACCCCCTCCCCAATCGACCCCAACAATAACCAAACACCTGCGAATGGCGCCGGCATCTCCTATATCACCTTCAGCCCCAACACCTCCTCAGCCACCCCGTGTGAGCCCCCCGCCTCTGCTGAGTCCCTCAGTGAGCCCAGTGACACTCTGGCCAGTGTCCCGCCCTTTGTCACCTTCCATACCCTCATCCTTGACATGAGTGGAGTCAGCTTTGTGGACTTGATGGGCATCAAAGCCCTGGCCAAG CTAAGCTCCACCTATGCGAAGATCGGAGTCAAGGTCTTCTTGGTGAACATCCATG CCCAGGTGTACAATGACATCCGCTCCGGAGGTGTCTTCGAGGATGGATGTGTAGAGCACAACCATGTGTTTCCCAGCATTCATGATGCAGTCCTCTTTGCCCAGGCAAATGCCAGAGAAGTGGCCCCAGGACACAGCTTCCAAGGG GCTGCAGGAGACACTGAGCTCTCTTTATACGATTCAGAGGAGGACAGCCCCAGCTATTGGGACTTAGAACAG GAGATGTTTGGGAGCATGTTTCATACAGAGACCCTGACTGCCTTATGA
- the Slc26a9 gene encoding solute carrier family 26 member 9 isoform X1 has protein sequence MGAGKTRIKLGCSKDQKEKAWAGTRRDAPSSSPCLLLPKLINATDMNQPRPRYVVDRAAYSLTIFDDEFEKKDRAYPVGEKIRHAFRCSSAKVKAVVFGLLPVLSWLPKYKIKDYIIPDMLGGLSGGCIQVPQGMAFALLANLPAVNGLYSSFFPLLTYFFLGGIHQMVPGTFAVISILVGNICLQLAPESKFRVFNNATNESYVDTAAMEADRLHVSATLACLTAIIQMGLGFIQFGFVAIYLSESFIRGFMTAAGLQILISVLKYIFGMTIPSYTGPGAIILTFIDICKSLPHTNIASLIFALISGVFLVLVKELNARYMHKIRFPIPTEMIVVVVATAISGSFKMPKKYHMQIVGEIQRGFPTPVLPVVSQWKDMVGTAFSLAIVGYVINLAMGRTLASKHGYGVDSNQEMIALGCSNFFGSFFKIHVICCALSVTLAVDGAGGKSQVASLCVSLVVMITMLVLGSYLYPLPKAVLGALIAVNLKNSLKQLADPYYLWRKSKLDCCIWVVSFLSSFFLSLPYGVAVGVAFSVLVVVFQTQFRNGYALAQVMDTDIYVNPKTYSRVQEIEGIKIVTYCSPLYFANSEIFRQKIIAKTGMDPQKVLLAKQKCLRKQEKRAAPTQQRKSLFMKTKTVSLQELQQDFETPSPIDPNNNQTPANGAGISYITFSPNTSSATPCEPPASAESLSEPSDTLASVPPFVTFHTLILDMSGVSFVDLMGIKALAKLSSTYAKIGVKVFLVNIHAQVYNDIRSGGVFEDGCVEHNHVFPSIHDAVLFAQANAREVAPGHSFQGAAGDTELSLYDSEEDSPSYWDLEQEMFGSMFHTETLTAL, from the exons ATGGGGGCGGGAAAGACCAGAATAAAACTTGGCTGCAGCAAAGACCAGAAAGAGAAGGCCTGGGCTGGCACCAGAAGGGATGCTCCTTCATCTTCTCCTTGTCTGCTTCTCCCAAAGCTCATAAATGCCACAGACATGAACCAGCCCAGGCCCCGCTACGTGGTAGACAGAGCTGCGTACTCTCTCACCATCTTCGATGATGAGTTTGAGAAGAAGGACCGGGCGTACCCTGTGGGAGAGAAAATTCGCCATGCCTTCAG GTGCTCTTCAGCCAAGGTCAAAGCTGTGGTGTTTGGGTTGTTGCCTGTGCTCTCCTGGCTTCCCAAATACAAGATCAAAGACTATATCATACCTGACATGCTTGGTGGACTCAGTGGGGGATGCATCCAGGTGCcacaag GCATGGCATTTGCTCTGCTAGCCAACCTTCCTGCAGTCAATGGCCTCtactcctccttcttccccctcctaaCCTACTTCTTCCTGGGGGGTATACACCAGATGGTACCAG GTACCTTTGCCGTTATCAGCATCCTGGTGGGTAACATCTGTCTGCAGCTGGCCCCAGAGTCAAAATTCCGGGTCTTCAACAATGCCACCAATGAGAGCTATGTGGACACAGCAGCCATGGAGGCAGACAGGCTGCACGTGTCAGCAACACTTGCCTGCCTGACTGCCATCATCCAG aTGGGCCTGGGTTTCATTCAATTTGGCTTTGTAGCCATCTACCTGTCTGAGTCCTTCATCCGGGGTTTCATGACAGCTGCTGGCCTGCAGATCCTGATCTCAGTGCTCAAGTACATCTTCGGCATGACCATCCCCTCCTACACAGGTCCAGGGGCCATCATCTTA ACCTTCattgacatttgcaaaagtctCCCCCACACCAACATCGCCTCGCTCATCTTCGCCCTCATCAGCGGTGTCTTCCTGGTGCTGGTGAAGGAGCTCAATGCTCGCTACATGCACAAGATCCGTTTCCCCATCCCTACGGAGATGATTGTG GTGGTGGTAGCAACAGCTATCTCCGGAAGCTTTAAGATGCCCAAAAAGTATCACATGCAGATCGTGGGAGAGATCCAACGTGG GTTCCCCACTCCGGTGTTGCCCGTGGTGTCACAGTGGAAGGACATGGTGGGCACAGCCTTCTCCCTGGCCATTGTGGGCTACGTCATCAACCTAGCTATGGGCCGGACCCTGGCCAGCAAACACGGCTATGGAGTGGATTCTAACCAG GAGATGATTGCTCTGGGCTGCAGCAACTTCTTTGGCTCCTTCTTTAAAATCCATGTCATTTGCTGTGCTCTGTCTGTCACTCTGGCTGTGGATGGAGCAGGAGGAAAATCCCAG GTAGCGAGCCTGTGCGTGTCTCTAGTGGTGATGATCACCATGCTGGTCCTGGGGTCCTATCTGTACCCTCTCCCCAAG GCTGTGCTGGGAGCCCTGATAGCTGTCAACCTTAAGAACTCCCTCAAGCAACTCGCTGACCCCTACTACCTGTGGAGGAAGAGCAAGCTGGACTGT TGTATCTGGGTGGTgagcttcctctcctccttcttcctgagCCTGCCCTATGGTGTGGCAGTGGGTGTCGCCTTCTCCGTCCTGGTTGTGGTCTTCCAGACCCAGTT TCGAAATGGCTATGCTCTGGCTCAGGTCATGGACACCGACATCTATGTGAATCCCAAGACCTACAGTAGG GTCCAGGAAATTGAAGGGATTAAAATCGTCACTTACTGCTCTCCTCTCTACTTTGCCAACTCAGAGATCTTCAGGCAAAAGATCATTGCCAAG ACAGGTATGGATCCCCAGAAAGTGTTACTTGCCAAGCAGAAATGCCTCAGGAAGCAGGAGAAGAGAGCAGCGCCCACACAGCAGAGGAAGTCTCTCTTCATGAAAACCAAG ACTGTCTCCCTGCAGGAACTGCAGCAGGACTTTGAGACCCCCTCCCCAATCGACCCCAACAATAACCAAACACCTGCGAATGGCGCCGGCATCTCCTATATCACCTTCAGCCCCAACACCTCCTCAGCCACCCCGTGTGAGCCCCCCGCCTCTGCTGAGTCCCTCAGTGAGCCCAGTGACACTCTGGCCAGTGTCCCGCCCTTTGTCACCTTCCATACCCTCATCCTTGACATGAGTGGAGTCAGCTTTGTGGACTTGATGGGCATCAAAGCCCTGGCCAAG CTAAGCTCCACCTATGCGAAGATCGGAGTCAAGGTCTTCTTGGTGAACATCCATG CCCAGGTGTACAATGACATCCGCTCCGGAGGTGTCTTCGAGGATGGATGTGTAGAGCACAACCATGTGTTTCCCAGCATTCATGATGCAGTCCTCTTTGCCCAGGCAAATGCCAGAGAAGTGGCCCCAGGACACAGCTTCCAAGGG GCTGCAGGAGACACTGAGCTCTCTTTATACGATTCAGAGGAGGACAGCCCCAGCTATTGGGACTTAGAACAG GAGATGTTTGGGAGCATGTTTCATACAGAGACCCTGACTGCCTTATGA